TGAGCAGAAGTCTGCACATAAGGGCTGGACCTGGCCTAAATGGTTATGTATCTGCTTAAACAGATTACTAGTTTTGCGATTAGTGACATGCATCAAGTGGGTAAAGCATTTTATAAGATAATCTTGCAATCCAGGCCCATTGACTTGGGAAAGAAGTTTCTTTAAAGCTACAGGGACTTCTAAAAAAACACGTAGAATTTGGTTTTAGGGTTGCAGGCCTAAAATACTTAACTAGCAATTCCCACTGAAAGGTAGGgcatgcttctgaataaacatggttaggattACGCTGCTCAATCATGGAGCTACAGGAAACTTTAACATCCTCCTCAGACGGAGCAACCAGTAATACACCTGTTTTAAAATTCCATATAAGTACACAAATTACTATGTTGAATTTAGCATATTGAGAATGtcaccttcctttttttaaaaaaagtctgtttATGCAGCTGTAAGCGCTACATGTGCTTGGAAGTGTATAAATAATGCCTGATCAAATCCAACAAGGCAGAAAAAGGTGCTAGATGGTTTCTGGTGGTCCGTGGGTGGGACGTCAAGACTAAATGCAGCAGAATTATTCCAAAATAGGAAAATGCACATGCTTAATTTAGACAGgatgcagaattcagcttttttTGCAGCAGAATTTCATTTTGAATACATGTGCACACCTTAGCACAAGTGTGGAAAAATGAAGGGCTGCCTCACAGCATGAGAAAAGGGACACACCCTGTCCTCCAGGACAATGAGCAGAACTTATAATGGACTGACAACTAGAATAGGGAAAGTGCAGGGAGAATTTCTACCTGCTCTGCTAGCTGCTGGATTTTCTTACAGCAACATTAAAAATCATGTAAACAAAAATGGAAGTTTTAAGTCCTTTGTCATAGGCTTTCTTAAACATTAATTAGGTTTTTCTAAACTGTTAGGCATTCGCTTTCTCTTTGTGCTATTCAGTGTTTTGCTGACGTGCTGTTATGGCTGGGCCAGTGAATGATTGGTTTGTTCCTGTGGGCTGTTCTTGTTGAACTAGCACAGAAATACTGCTACTACAATCGTTGGCCTTCTCTAAAGTCATGCTATGTATATCcctgagttttctttttaaagttaataAGCATTTTAGAAGCCATGTTAACACATTTAATGAGGGGCACCACTAAAAATGTTATTTGGAAAATATTACAAGACCAGCCCATAACAGTTTAAAAGATTACTATACGCAAATTCGTTTACCAAAAAAGTGTAGGAAAAAACTGATTAAACGCCCACATTCTCAAGTCCTGGTTAGTTTTTcaaacccacccatccccacttCAATATTCTATGCCGCAATTCCACCAAGTTTTTTCTTCAACTTCCTCTCACGCTggtgcatttttgttttctttttcaagttAATTTTTGGCTCTGGTTTCACCAGTTCTATCTCCATTGGCTTTTCTTCAGCCGGCGTTTCAAATACGCTTTCTGTGGGATCGTCAGGAATAAGTGgcttctcttcctttttcctcaGCTTCTGTAGCTCTTTCATTTGTTGCTTTTCTCTGAATTTAGCAGCTGTGGCCAATCTTACTGCCCGCCGGTGCTGAAACCAGAAGGATAAAATAATTTGTAACTTAGTTTTTGCGTCAGGGATCCCCAATATTACACCTGCGGGCACGTCCAATGGTTCCAGTGAACAGGTCCTCAACATGGAGCCCATGGGCACCCAAAATacattatttcccccccacacactttcttaatatacatacatgtattccggcaggcctatccaggggaattttaggatgtttttaaaatgtttttaggatgttttaaccatgtatattatgttcttaattcagttttatgtattttagattTACTGATGATCCCCGCCtctatcaaaatggagaggtgtgtaagaaataataataaacaaaagaactgataacgaatttgctgacagcagcaaggttgattatatctaggaactggaaggtgcaaggagattatcatgttgaggactcgtataaagagatttgggatattgctataaatgataaattgacatgtaatataaaaataataaaagggataacaaaaacatgattttgagggaaattggaatcagttcctagaatatgtattatctaggggaagtggaagacaacctccagaagaatcaatgagattttggaaacagaaatagatcccggggtgggtgggactttatgttatgtaatgttgtaaaatattaattagaaatgttataaggataaTTAAGATTGTAtgatgtatttttttgttttgttgttgtcttgtgttgtgaatattgtagtattgtattagtgtattgttaaacaattaattttttttttaaaaaaataaaaaatagtaataataataataatattgatttgTGTGAAATACATACAGCTTTCTAGCAGTTATACATGGGCTTCAGCAAAAGTGGACAAACATCCAAATAactatccatttgaaggtggcacaATCGCAGTAGGCACAGACATCAGCCAATCTAATATGTAGGCTAAAACCAAAGAGATAGGATTACCATATTTGGAGATTGGTAATGAGGATTTTCATACAGGGTTGGTCCTCCAAAGCTGCCCTGGAAGATCTTGATGAGGTTTAAAACAAAGCGAGGCCCAATTTCTACAAGGGCTGCATCTTCTTCTATGATCTGCAAGACAGTGGGAACATTTATTATTTGATATTTCAGTGCAAGATACCTAACATACTGGTGGGGTATGTAGAATTCTATATTAAATATCCCAGATAGGGTCTTGGACATTTTCAAACATTTAATTTGCATACTTTATGCCCCTTTTCTACCATACATGTGCACCACTGCTGAAGCACCTACAAGCTGACTTAACATACTTTACACTCATTCAGGATTCCGTTTCGCTCGACAATATAACAGTTTAAGGGCTACGTAACATTGGAagtcctcacacacacaccccaaatactCTCTGGTCTATTTACCAGATATGACtcatgtctttcttttcttttctttcccctgctCCATTACATGGACTAGCAATAATTCTTCAATGCCAAATCGGTCCTCAGAATtctgttgtgggggaggggggaccagggatgatgataatgatgatgatgatgataatgtatttatttcttacccacctctccctctggatcatcACTTATGATGCCTTAAGACACTTTGTGTAGTACACTCAAAGTGTTCAGATATGACTTAGTACTGAATGACCTAAACATGGTGTGCTGGTCATCAATAGGCACAAGTTCTGCATGGCTTCTATAGTTCAGGGCCAGATTATCTGCTTCCAGGAGATTTTTACATTCAATTTTTATTGCAGTGCCTTTTTGTGTAAATCTCTACTAACTCACTGAACTCAACTTGAATATCTTTATGTTGCCTTTGTCGCAACTCAGTGACTATGTTCAGATACAATGATAAACTACGGTGTGCTGTTACGGAAACATGCCTTTCTGAGCCTCCGCCTCCAACTCACACGTTCCTCATCTTCCCTTCTTGTACTCCAGCACAACCATGAGGGAGAGATGGTAATCTTCCCCTTTTGTTTTTGATCAGCCACAATTAACCATTATGTCAGAACCCTAAACTGCATTTAAGTTTAATTACGGTTTATTAAAGCAAGCCAGCTTCACAAACCAAGGTTTGATGGCTTGTTTcggtaaaccatagttaagactaacaACAGTTTGTCTGGGTTCGgacaaaacaacaaaactgtgGGTTAGTCTAAAGAAATAAAGGCTTCCAACCTCTTCCTTGCAGCCACACAGAAGAGGTGAGGAGCAGGAGAGCCCAAGGGTCATCTACGATTGTTCCCgtaacaataaaccatagtttatcattATAGCTAAATGCAgacacaggctcagttcagacaacatgttagtcaacacagtgtgaaaactccattcaatggttgagtttttaggaggtactccccacacaacatgttctaacaaCACTGTCACACAAGCAAACCTGGCCTTTTTGTTCTATCACCACATCAGCTTTACGTGgggaggaggattttttttaaaaaaaaaaaccaaccccaaagCCCAGCAAGTAAATCTGAGCCAGACAAAATCAGTTCAAGCCAATATTCATAACCTCGAGTTTAGAATGCTGCATATGGATCCCAGGAGGCGCAAGTCATGGTTGTCAACTACATCTTAGAGGGAAAGCAACTGACCTGGTAATTTCGAAACCAAATCCTGTGGTCTGCTATGGAGAATGTGAAGACGTGGTCTACAAAAGGCTGGCTTTTGGGATGATATTGTGGAGTACTAAAGATCTGATAGGAAAGAGAAATGAAAACTTTTGAGCAATCAAGGGGTCCAAACGATTTAGCACAATCCATGGATGGGCAGTACTTAGcccacatttctttttttttaattctctttatAGCTGCTAAGTAGTTTACAAACTCGGGCTGCCACATTCTCTGCTTTCAAAAGCAGGGTACACCTCTGCAAGCTCAATGTAATCTATGGCTTGGCCGTTCTTGGTTTCTGCAAGAGCATGGCTTTATCCTTGGCACCACCAATGCTTACATCATAGTGCAACAGCATTGAAAAGGCAAGTGTTGGTATCAATTGTAGCCCAGACTTGAATTGGAAACTTTTTGTTTTGATGGTAGAAGTGAAGGTAAAGCCTGGACCCAGCAAGGTCAACTGGACTCTTCTCAAGTCCTAAACCTCCATCTTTCTGTCACTATAATCAGCTAAGGAGCCAATCTTGAAAAGACAGGTATCACTGTTTACCCTGTAGTTCAGCTTGATTCAtgattttttcatttttaaaaaatatataacagaAAAACAGAACAGGTCCCTAACAATTGGGGTTTAAACAGCTGTTACGgaaaacttggttaatacaattttagcgcgggggggggggggagaccaagacaaaagaaagaaaggaaaaagaaatgttgaTGCACGATCAGGACATCTTGGTGGGACTAGGAACTGAGGTTTATAGTAAACATGACCAGCTCAGTGCTACCAACTTGGTAGCAGTGGCAttcctctgcagaggaagaaacACACCAAATCCTGCTGTTTTCTGCTGAAAAAGCAGCACTGAGGCTTACAAAGCAGCACATGCGCACTGAAAAAAGTCTGCTGCATAACCCCGCTGCCAGCATCAAACTATCcttggaacaaaaaagtcttcgCACACACCATCTCAACCTCTTTGACCTCAGCACTAGCATGGAAACTTATGCTGATTCAAGAGTTGAgactgtacatttttttaaagtatgtttgtGCAACAGTAATTTGAAGACCCCAAAAGCTGCTATCACCACAACATTTTGTAACAAAAAAGGTAAATTATAAGAACCGCCAGCCACATACTGACCTGAATAAACAGCTCTTTCAGCAAAGCATAATGGGGGTCCTGGTCAAAAGCCTGCGAGAGAAAATCTTTTAGAAATTGGGGGAAAGCATCAACATTACTGACAATAAGTTAATGGAAGGTAGTCCAGTAACTTGCAAATCTATACTCACTGCATCAAAAGACAGAAGTGGTCGGGAGCCTCTCAAACAGTTTCCAGTCATCTTCAGCTCAGCCAGTGTATGAACTGCAATGATATTAAACGATCGTGTGACATTAAAATTTTATTGTTCAGCCAAATGGGTAATCaaaagaacttttaaaatattgcaatatACACAGAGCAGTGCAGCATCTAATTACACTTGGTAATAGCAACATCTCGCCACTATTAAGTACAATTATAACAGGTCTTTGAAAAGTTAGTTTAAAAAGTTGACAGCAATAGAAAGCACTTGGTCAAATAACTGGACTTACTATTTTGTACTAAAAACTTGGCTGATGGCCCATGGGGTACATTTGAAAGCCTGAAACAGATGAGAGAGatcattagaaaaaaaataaatccatcatTTTCTTGAAGTTACTAACTGGCCCATACATTGAGCTGGTTGGGTCTAATAAAAAATAATGGAGAGTCACAAACAAAAGGTTTCCTATCCACCAAGAATGGCCTGAAAGTGTTGCAAGCGAGCGCCTGCCTGGCTGAGTAGGAACTGCTCAAGCCCCAACCTAGCTAGCCTTTGCAAGTTTATTAGATTATATAGCCGGAGGCAGTCCCAGACCAACAAACAGGCTCCACAATGCCATATTCTGAAGGCTTCACACTGGCCAGATTCCCAGATCTTCTtccagaaaggggtgggggagagaaacagctCCAAACCCATTGCCTTCAGGATCCAGACCTTTTAACCTCGGGGTGGCTGTGCTGGGAAAACATACcgtttcctcccacccacccacccccactcctccaAGAAAAGATCAGTCCAGTGAGCAGTTTTCAGAAACCTGTTCCCCTCTTAAAAGCTGCCTGGGAACCTAATTTCTGCGTAAAGAAGGGAAACGGGTCTTGAAGGTTACTCTTGGAGCAGTTCCTGATTCCttcctgggtgggtggagctTCCTGCAGGAGAAGTTGACAGACCCACCTTATCTTTTCAGATCCCAGATGTGTTTTAAACAGGGCTGCATTCTGAAAGGTGCTAATGGCTCTTACGGAGTTTCTCTTAATAAGCGAGCAGCAACAGCCCTGTATACTGCCTTAAAACAGCTGTTACAACAGTTCTCATATTTCCAGAGTTATATCTTGGAGGTCTAAAGCTGGCATGGAAAAACACAACCTGCAGCTTttataatgctgctgctgttctgtcAGGGCTTCCAAGACAGCGTGCTTTCTGCCCTTGccctgaaggaaggaagaaaaagcacaGCCAAAGCCTCCAAAATGCAGCCCTATTTCACAGAGACACAGTGTCATCAGGTAAATGTAAAAACCTGCCACTATTAGCATTGTACTGTGCAAAACAACATAGCGCTAGAGGACACAGTGGCTGAGAATATGAAGGCAGGACTGGCAATGGAGCATGGAATGCAGTGTGTGAGGTAGAGGATGACCGATTACCCCTAAAATGTTTTGCAAGGCTGGCACAAGAGTAAACAGATTTCTGCTCATGTCTGAACTTTTGCCTCTGCAAAAAGCTTATTACAGCAAAGGATACTTATGGCCAGAACACAGAAGACAACTTTCTCCAAGTGGAAAATGACAGTCAGTTGCCAAGTAAGAAACAGCACTTCGAACATctcactcagccttccccaacttggttccctccagatattttggactacaactcccagttttcCTGGCTACTGCCCATGCtagttggagctgatgggagttggagttcaaaaaTCGGCcccggggggggtggggtggggtgggaggcaccAGATTGAAGAAAGCTGATCTAACATGACTCAGGCAAAGGGAGCCAGAAAAGTAACAGCAGGCCCAGAAGTTGACAGCTCATGATGTAAGTGAATGATGACATTTTTTAATTCTTTCCCTAATAATCTCCCCCCGTCTTTTCTGATAGGCTTAAGTAATGTTATTACTACCACTCAAGAACAGATACCCAACAAATGACTAGGGCATTTCTCCCCACTTTGTACTTATCCAAAGAGATGTCAGAAATTCGAACACACTGGAAGAATTCCTCCAATTTAAGCACTTTTTCTCACCACATATAAAGATCCTGCTTCTTTTTTGCTTCAAAAAATATGCACTTATTGCTGTTTTTCATTTCACAGACCTGAATGAAGCAAAGAAGACAAAGTTACTGACTctgaaatactttattttttcTCAGAAGAAATACAAAGCTGGTTTTTCTTCATCTCCAGAGTATAATGGGAGTCTATGAGAAGCGATGTAGTTCACAAACACTGTTTGAGGCAACACAAACATTTCTTTTTGCTACATTTTGAGGAAGTGGTTATTTCAGGTTGCAGTAGAAAGCTTTGGGTTAGGCTTTAAAAGAGCTGAATTGTCATAACGTACCTCGTTAATGATGAACAGCTTATCCTTCCTGTCCATTTTGGTGTCtggaacacaaataaaaacataccaaCATTGAACTATTTAATAACTATACTTACTGTTATGGATTTTTCAAATCTTATTGAAGATTCTATTAAATACTATACATATTCAAGTGAATTGCTCTGATGCAACGATTCTTTGCATGTATCCATAGCTGGGATACTCTATGTGCAAACAAATGGTGATGCATAAATGAATACTAACTGCACACATGGTCCCCTCTTCCCAATCCAGCTGCTGGGATTATATGTACAGAGCATTCTTCACAAAGCACTAATCTTGCGTATCAGCAGGTGTATAATGAAGAGGCAGATAACTGTGGGAAGCCCAGGGGGCATTTTCGCCCCCTGGACTTCTTCATGGGCTACAATTCGCAGGGCGTTGGGGAAAAAAAGGCATCTATAGAGCTAAACTAAAGCAAATGCACAAGCTGCTACCCGTTTGTCACTGTATCAGCTACAAAtgccatttttttctgttaaattccccccacccacccttaacTTGATGTTGTGGCAGGGGCTGAATGTTGCCCACTGCCAGTCTAATGCAAATACTGCTTTTTAAAGGCAATTTCACATGAGGCCCCAATAACGAGGTCGGACAGAAGAACTGCACACCTGCACAGGTGGAAAAGGGCCTGTTCCAATATGTGTTTATTGTATCTTTTAAGACAAAGTAGAAAAAATAAGCCAGTTTTCACAACTAGAAGACAGTAATATTTCTATTTCCATAACCATCAGTTAATTCAGTCAGCTTTGATCTATATTTCAAAACCTTTTTACAAAACTAGCCATTTTTGCATAGGCCCCTGTGAATAGAAATAATAATGAGCTAACTAAAAGACTGGAATTAAACAAATACTGTCAGCAAATACCTGCTTTAGAATGGGGCATTAGCATTCGCAAGTCTTTCATCAAATGTCTTGTCCTAAAATTTATTCCTCTGGAAGAGAAAATGAGCACTCTCTCTTTGTTTTGCCATTTGCCCTGAAAGACAGAACAGTTATTGTGAAGGGTGTAAAAAGAATCAGACTTTTCATAGCAAGGGCATTTCTCACTTTCAGATTTTCATCTGTACAATGGGAACAATGGCACAGATACCCTAACAAGAAGCCAGCTTAAAACAGACTGTTCTCCAGAAAACCACCAATTACAAAGACAAAAGCACAATTATTGAAGGATACACGAGGCCTCAAATCATCAGTATGGAGTATGACCCCTCCCCAGTTTCTATAGATAAAAACTCTGTcctatcaccagtgttgaagtaatagtcaattaccctatttcttcgattctaagacacacttcccccccccatataaacatctctaaaaatggggtgcgtcttagaatcgcgggtgcatcttaggggtttttttttctgttggtggtactgaaattagtgtgcatcttacaatcgatggcatcttacaatcaaagaaatacggtaccagtccagtttgcttctgtatggtgtgtttgtgtgcccATCCTGGGTGCCCTCAGACCACAAAACGTCTTGAATCAGCCCTGACTAGAGATTACAGAACTAACTACTGACTATTTGTtatattcatatcctgcctttcctccaaagagcccaaggctgtttacatgatcctcctcttatccattttatccccataacaaccctgtgaggtaggttaggctgagaatcagtgactggccccaaatcacccagtgggcttcactgctaaatggggatttgaatccgggacttcccagtccaacactctagccactacaccacatcccAAGAGTATGCCCCACAGAACTCCTTCGCGACTCAACATGCTTAGGTATGGTCTGCAAGAGGGGCGCCCGTTATAAGAACTCTGTAGTCCAAGgaacactttgcacatgctcagaagcccCTTTCCCAGCGAGCCCACCTGCGACACCGGGGGAGGTATATAATGCTCGTCCTGGCCCGCATTGGCTACAGAGGACggatcttccttctcctcctttctctccGGACCTTTCTTAACACGTTTTCTCTTCGGTCCCGCAAGGGCTCCTTTGCCGGCTCCACGTTGCCTCTTAGCCGCCGCCATGTTACTCCGTCAAAGCCCCGCCGCTCCCGGCAAACGGAAGTCACGTTACCAATTTGGCCCCTCTAGGACTTGCAGAGCCGCCAAAGAGTCTCCCTTCGGGTTTCTAGACACACATTTCCTGGTTGGTTACTAGCGGAAGAGTATTCACTTCCGGGTTAGGGGTGAGCTTCTGGCGCTTCCTCTCTAAATAAATGTTTTCGTCTTTCTCACAATACTCTGTTATTTTTGTTGCAAAGAGTTATTCCTACGATGATTTCAGAGGAATAGCATCGTTAACCTTTCGCAGCAAAACCAACTAAGACTGTTGatgctattattgttattattcctaTGGAAGGCTGCCCATAGTTGTAAACTGTTCAGAgtgcttaggctgttgggcactataaatatgtaataaataataataaataataatagggggGAAAGTAGAAATTGAGAATTTTAGCAAAGGAGTGACAGCAGCGTATCCAATCAGAAACAAAAAGTAGCAGTCAAGCAAGGATCTCGTGTTCTCTCTAAATCAGGTCCTATTCGGTGTGAAAAAACTGcgtgtggttttgtttttgtttgctttagtttttaaatatttagggctcaatcctatgtacgtttagcccgggggtgggggagtcctacaactcccaggatttgcCAGTCAGCCGTGCTGAGAGTTGTCAAACTTTTTTTCCGGTCtaagcatggataggattgtgcctttaaaagcgTAAGGGGCCGAATACCAATCAGTGGAGCGCAAGGCTTCTGCACGCAATTAAGCTCTGGATTTGGGCTGGAGGGATCCTGAAAGAGCAATTTAATTCGACCCGAGGGGTCTTTTGAGGGGGGCGATTCGTGGCTGAAAATCCAAACCAACTTCGGCCCCACCTCTAACCTGCAGTATTAATATATTCAGCCGTGGTtcttccttccccaacttgcAGTATGAGACTAATATGGATTGGCAagcagatatatatattttttttaaaaaaaaaagccttaaaaatTAATTACATTATTTTTCATACGAAATAAGATCGGACTTAGAAAGAACACGAACTTTCCTGACTTttatgttgccttttgtttctggCTGGACACACTGCTATGCTAAAATCCTGGGTTTCTCCGTTCATTTTTATGGGTAGCTTTCAGTTCCAAGCGCGGGTAGGACGGAGAAAAGAATAGAGGGTCTAAAGAGCTGAgaactttcatacctctataatAAAAGGAGGAATTCTGAAGTATTTCCTATCTCCATGTTCTACCCCTGGAAAAATTGAAGGTTGCCATAGAGATGTTAAGATATAGAGTGACGCCACTCTGCAGCTATAGAGGAAGTCATGGTCAATTGCGggttccattttttattttattttttaccgaAAGTTGGGTTTGTCTGTTACTAGCTTTTCCCGCAGTGGATACTGGAGATAACCTGGTTGATGGAGGAGAGAAATATCTGTTACGACGTGTCGTAAAGCAATCGGTGTTATGTACTTATAGACGACAGGCTGTTTTCTGGCGGGGTGAGACCGTTTCCCAGGCTGAGGTATGCGCAGAGCTGCCGCTTTGGTTTCTCCTGGCGAAGTTCGTGTGCCTTTAACTGTTAAATAACAGGGTGGTAATTCAACAGGTGTTGCTGTACTCGGTCTGTTAATGCGTTGTGGGGGAAGCTGCTCCTGTTGAATTTCAGTCTGTCACAGTTCTCTTAAAAGCGCGTGCTCGCGAGCTTTGTGATTGTGAAATGGGTGGGGAAGATAAAGAGGAAAATGAGATTACCAGTGTTGCCTTGCGTTATATTAATAATCGCATCCTAAGGGCCATCAATCACTTTTGTCTGGAGCAACAGTGCAACTTAGTATTGGCAAAGAAATTTAGCAGGGTGGAGAAAAGATGTGTCAGGTAGAATAGCATGGttcttctaccaagaaaatgtcagttgtGTTCCTCAGCCTGGGCTTCAGCCAAGAATAATAAAGGACTGTACTGTTACCTAATTTAAGTTTGCTACCTTAATTAAAGCTGTATCTctatgaataaaaatgtcttgtgGGGGTTGTGTGGGGGTAGTGTTCTTCAAATGTATTGTgattctacattttaaaaaatcagtataaTACCTACTCACCCACCCATATAATTGCTACTTAATGATATTGATGTTGCATTAATTTATTTCAGTTCCAGTTAAATGTAATTGGACATATAAAGGTTTCCTTTGGGAATTGCTGGACCCCTTGTTTCTGCCTTTGGAGAAGGGACTGTGGGGTGACGGATCAAAGCCATGCCCCTCTCAACCCAAGCTGAAGCAGGCGAGGAGCAGAATATTTTGGTAGCAACACTTGACAATGTCCGAAACCTCTCCAATATCCTGAAAGCCATTCATTTCAAAGACCACGCTACCTGCTTTGTTACTACAAATGGACTCAAGGTTACCGTGGAAAATGCAAAGTGTATGCAGGCGAATGCTTTTATTCAGGTTAGCTGGcaacattttatttccttttgtcaTACTGAGAGACTTGGGTTCGGGTCAGCTGAAGGAATCAAATAAACCTGTGAGAAAACCCATGAAGTTCCTGTAGGAGATGGCAGCATACTGGCAAACCAAAAGCATCCTGCTGTGGTATCCATCTTGGGTTTTCCACAGTGCAGTGAACCTTTAAACCAGCACTGCAGCTGGATGATCTTTGTTTCCTAAGCTTTGTTTCCTAATGCAATTCCAGCTGTGGGAAAGTTGATACTTGGTACAACTAAGAAATATATTTGTGGGAATGCAAAAGAGAAAATGTTTTGGACATATACAGGCAGTTGCCCTGGTCCTGCAatgtacatttatattccacttttcctaCAAAGAGCTCAAGCCAACATATGTGGTTCTCTTCTGTCTCATCCATGTTTtttccacacaacaaccctatgaagtaggttagaTTGAAATCAgcagggcttaagttagtcaggacttacttgtcccattgatttcaatggggctgttccATGTATGACTAAATCTTGATCCCACCCAATGccccaaatgtaataaatatcacAATGTGAAGAAATGAAGTTTACTTCTTCAGCACTTCATAACTGTCACAGCATCTTCTGCTTCAAGTTAACATTCCCCACCTGCTCCTTGCTACTTGTTTCGTAAAGCTCTATTCTCTCCCTTGATTTTTGCCTGGTCAAACAGAGTTGCATTCCAAGGACATATCTATTGTTATTTTCATTGCTATGGCTTCCTCCAGTTTCAAGGTGGGGATTGTAGTCTTGTGAGGGAGCCATTGTTTCAACTTTTTGCCTTCCAGTTTCTTCTTTCTACTTACAGGCAGGGATTTTCCAAGAGTTTGTGGTACAGGAAGAATCTGTGATGT
This Elgaria multicarinata webbii isolate HBS135686 ecotype San Diego chromosome 6, rElgMul1.1.pri, whole genome shotgun sequence DNA region includes the following protein-coding sequences:
- the BRIX1 gene encoding ribosome biogenesis protein BRX1 homolog; amino-acid sequence: MAAAKRQRGAGKGALAGPKRKRVKKGPERKEEKEDPSSVANAGQDEHYIPPPVSQGKWQNKERVLIFSSRGINFRTRHLMKDLRMLMPHSKADTKMDRKDKLFIINEVCEMKNSNKCIFFEAKKKQDLYMWLSNVPHGPSAKFLVQNIHTLAELKMTGNCLRGSRPLLSFDAAFDQDPHYALLKELFIQIFSTPQYHPKSQPFVDHVFTFSIADHRIWFRNYQIIEEDAALVEIGPRFVLNLIKIFQGSFGGPTLYENPHYQSPNMHRRAVRLATAAKFREKQQMKELQKLRKKEEKPLIPDDPTESVFETPAEEKPMEIELVKPEPKINLKKKTKMHQRERKLKKKLGGIAA